A window of Zea mays cultivar B73 unplaced genomic scaffold, Zm-B73-REFERENCE-NAM-5.0 scaffold_386, whole genome shotgun sequence contains these coding sequences:
- the LOC103651620 gene encoding kinesin-like protein K39 encodes MSQELQGRSADPMAADHALPLASSAPSWPVSTHPSAASAAAAAVYYFGLSFALAQGRASGGFDLGGARRRGCRWSRAMELALQEKVAALERQVAELRCRRAEDARANEKVAGIFASHEQRWFAERKSLRRQVHAVVAAARAREAKREEETAELRRQLEEQRDTVALKDRALEQEVQRRQGAEERLRAAEKAEEELRERAGKEAMEHAAEVRKHKAAFVELVSAQRQLEADLARAARLADTAEAELRAALERRDEAASTAADLSAEAARLRRDADHKDKILSAMLRKSKIDMEDREMLVREVKMCKARRKQAELEADRWRKMWESRGHRRGSSRSSARGVADLPAGSSDKLLATDAAVACATNETKILFVDHAEGDAKKDHRKTPAKELNAIECVDRYASHVVDDKPAVEEYQGLQEWFQMETEKYTALIQHRHTAEIEAFTEQLRLKDEKLEAFRWRAVSMDVEAARLRSRIHELEGRLARHEKHSAALEALLQDRESENRALEEQLETLQAQALGVEICTPARGSGQDDGLDDQCIACSPVDAVQRTMSSGSSRHQEGAEVSKYETKLDELVTLSPEDHKEDATEALVVSVGDLACAVAAAATSVEHERRHDAPASRQSFRSEIEEEEEVYTEPGNAHTTGSSQEATSELALVVVPPGHKSSAWKTDIHALAVSYKIKRLKQQLLVLERLANECKDEEAAATKPSGSEASCSGGGGSRQQPRSRYHTMMSFLSKHVRRYQSLDDKIDDLCARMEESKRSAGRGAGEESQSQSAALGQFLEETFQLQRFMVATGQKLLETQSRIAAGLARDRCCCGDGEDGVDMKRLMEVAGALLRDVQRGLEVRIARIIGDLEGTLTFHGILRSTR; translated from the exons ATGAGCCAAGAACTACAGGGGAGGTCGGCGGACCCGATGGCGGCCGATCACGCGCTGCCATTGGCGTCATCAGCGCCGTCCTGGCCGGTCTCGACGCACCCCTCCGCCgcttccgccgccgccgccgcggtctACTACTTCGGCCTTTCTTTCGCTCTAGCGCAGGGGAGAGCTTCCGGCGGGTTCGATCTTGGTGGCGCGAGGCGGCGGGGGTGCCGGTGGTCGCGGGCCATGGAGCTGGCGCTGCAGGAGAAGGTAGCCGCGCTTGAGCGCCAGGTCGCGGAGCTCCGCTGTCGGCGGGCCGAGGACGCCAGGGCCAACGAGAAGGTGGCGGGAATTTTCGCGTCCCACGAACAGCGGTGGTTCGCCGAGCGCAAGTCCCTGCGCCGGCAGGTGCACGCCGTCGTCGCCGCTGCGCGCGCGCGCGAGGCCAAGCGCGAGGAGGAGACCGCGGAGCTCAGGCGCCAGCTGGAGGAGCAGCGGGACACAGTGGCGCTCAAGGACAGGGCCCTGGAGCAGGAGGTGCAGAGGCGGCAAGGCGCGGAGGAGCGACTACGAGCCGCGGAGAAGGCGGAGGAGGAGCTGCGGGAGCGCGCCGGCAAGGAGGCGATGGAGCACGCCGCGGAGGTGCGGAAGCACAAGGCGGCGTTCGTGGAGCTCGTGTCCGCGCAGCGGCAGCTGGAGGCGGACCTGGCCCGCGCCGCGCGCCTCGCGGACACGGCGGAGGCCGAGCTCCGGGCCGCGCTGGAGCGCCGCGACGAGGCGGCCTCCACGGCCGCCGACCTCTCCGCCGAGGCCGCACGCCTGCGGCGGGACGCCGACCACAAGGACAAGATCCTCTCGGCGATGCTGCGCAAGTCCAAGATCGACATGGAGGACAGGGAGATGCTGGTGCGGGAGGTCAAGATGTGCAAGGCCAGACGGAAGCAGGCGGAGCTGGAGGCCGACCGGTGGCGCAAGATGTGGGAGTCCCGTGGCCACCGCCGGGGCTCCTCCAGATCGTCGGCGCGGGGCGTGGCCGACCTGCCGGCCGGGAGCTCAGACAAGCTGCTGGCCACCGACGCCGCCGTGGCGTGCGCCACCAATGAAACTAAGATATTGTTCGTGGACCACGCGGAGGGCGACGCCAAGAAGGACCACCGGAAGACGCCGGCGAAGGAACTGAACGCCATTGAATGCGTCGACCGCTATGCTAGCCATGTCGTCGACGACAAGCCCG CTGTGGAGGAATACCAAGGCCTGCAGGAGTGGTTCCAGATGGAGACGGAGAAGTACACGGCTCTGATACAACACCGGCACACGGCGGAGATCGAGGCGTTCACGGAGCAGCTCCGGCTCAAGGACGAGAAGTTGGAGGCGTTCCGGTGGCGCGCGGTGAGCATGGACGTCGAGGCGGCGCGTCTCCGGAGCCGGATCCACGAGCTGGAGGGCCGTCTAGCGCGGCACGAGAAGCACAGCGCCGCGCTGGAGGCCCTGCTCCAGGACAGGGAAAGCGAGAACAGAGCACTCGAGGAGCAGCTGGAGACGCTCCAAGCGCAGGCGCTTGGTGTGGAGATCTGCACGCCGGCCCGTGGCAGTGGCCAAGACGACGGGCTCGACGACCAGTGCATCGCGTGTTCGCCCGTGGATGCCGTCCAGAGAACAATGTCATCCGGAAGCTCGCGGCACCAAGAGGGCGCCGAGGTCAGCAAGTATGAGACGAAGCTGGACGAGCTAGTCACCCTCTCCCCAGAAGATCACAAGGAGGATGCAACAGAGGCGCTTGTAGTCTCGGTCGGGGATCTCGCGTGCGCCGTCGCCGCGGCAGCAACGTCCGTGGAACACGAGCGAAGACATGATGCCCCGGCGAGCCGGCAGTCTTTCAGGTCTGAgatcgaggaggaggaggaggtgtacaCCGAGCCGGGCAATGCACACACGACAGGTAGCTCCCAAGAGGCGACGTCTGAGCTCGCGCTCGTGGTCGTGCCGCCTGGGCACAAGAGCTCTGCTTGGAAGACGGACATCCACGCCCTAGCCGTGTCGTACAAGATCAAGAGGCTGAAGCAGCAGCTGCTTGTGCTGGAGAGGCTGGCCAACGAATGCAAGGATGAGGAAGCCGCGGCGACGAAGCCGTCAGGGAGTGAAGCCagctgcagcggcggcggcggcagcaggcagCAGCCGAGGTCGAGGTACCACACGATGATGTCGTTCCTCAGCAAGCACGTCAGGCGGTACCAGTCCCTCGACGACAAGATCGACGACCTCTGCGCTAGAATG GAGGAGAGCAAGAGGAGCGCGGGGCGGGGCGCGGGAGAGGAGAGCCAGAGCCAGAGCGCGGCGCTGGGCCAGTTCCTGGAGGAGACGTTCCAGCTGCAGCGATTCATGGTGGCCACGGGGCAGAAGCTGCTGGAGACGCAGTCCAGGATCGCGGCTGGCCTCGCGCGCGATCGCTGCTGCTGTGGCGACGGAGAAGACGGCGTGGATATGAAGAGGCTCATGGAGGTGGCTGGGGCGCTGCTGAGGGACGTGCAGCGAGGGCTGGAGGTGCGGATCGCGCGGATCATCGGCGACCTCGAGGGCACGCTCACCTTCCACGGCATCCTCCGAAGCACGCGctga